One Actinoplanes missouriensis 431 DNA segment encodes these proteins:
- a CDS encoding NIPSNAP family protein, with protein sequence MIVELRQYTMRPGRRDELIDLFDTAFVESQEELGMAVLGQFRDLDRPDMFVWLRGFPDMAARGRALPEFYGGPVWQQHGPAANATMLDSDDVLLLRALVPPPLSARGSRSPASSLQATIWYRDRPFDDTVAGALPGAVAVFTTEYAENNFPRLPVREGEHALVWFSRSDVDAEAPAGSGVVRTERLRLAPTARSAFR encoded by the coding sequence GTGATCGTGGAGTTGCGGCAGTACACGATGCGTCCGGGCCGCCGGGACGAGCTGATCGACCTGTTCGACACCGCTTTCGTGGAGTCGCAGGAGGAGCTCGGGATGGCCGTGCTCGGCCAGTTCCGCGACCTCGACCGGCCGGACATGTTCGTCTGGCTGCGCGGCTTCCCCGACATGGCGGCGCGCGGCCGGGCGCTGCCGGAGTTCTACGGCGGTCCGGTGTGGCAGCAGCACGGGCCGGCGGCGAACGCCACGATGCTCGACTCCGACGACGTGCTGCTGCTCCGCGCTCTCGTGCCCCCACCCCTGTCGGCCCGCGGTTCCCGCTCGCCGGCTTCCTCCTTGCAGGCCACCATCTGGTACCGGGATCGGCCGTTCGACGACACGGTCGCCGGCGCGCTTCCCGGCGCGGTGGCGGTCTTCACCACCGAGTACGCGGAGAACAACTTCCCCCGCCTGCCGGTCCGCGAGGGCGAGCACGCGCTCGTCTGGTTCAGCCGTTCCGACGTCGACGCCGAGGCGCCCGCCGGGTCCGGCGTGGTCAGGACCGAGCGGCTGCGCCTCGCACCGACCGCCCGCTCGGCGTTCCGGTGA